From the genome of Chelmon rostratus isolate fCheRos1 chromosome 1, fCheRos1.pri, whole genome shotgun sequence, one region includes:
- the cdc42se2 gene encoding CDC42 small effector protein 2, with translation MTEFWVCFSCCIAEQPQPKRRRRIDRSMIGEPTNFVHTTHVGSGDMGLGLASVDLVQAQMKSKGGYAHGGSEGSQL, from the exons ATGACTGAGTTCTGGGTttgcttcagctgctgcattgCAGAGCAGCCACAGCCT AAACGGCGGCGACGGATCGATCGCTCCATGATTGGGGAGCCAACGAACTTTGTTCACACCACACATGTAGGCTCAGGAGACATGGGCCTGGGATTGGCATCA GTGGACCTTGTTCAGGCCCAGATGAAATCTAAAGGGGGCTACGCGCATGGAGGGTCTGAAGGTTCCCAGTTGTAA
- the nip7 gene encoding 60S ribosome subunit biogenesis protein NIP7 homolog: protein MRPLTDEETKTMFEKLSKYIGENIKLLVDRPDGAYCFRLQNDRVYYMSEKILKLATNISRDKLVSVGTCFGKFTKTNKFRLHITALDFLAPYAKFKVWVKPGAEQSFLYGNHVLKSGLGRITENTMQYQGVVVYSMADVPLGFGVAAKSTQECRRVDPMSIVVFHQADVGEFIRNEDTLT, encoded by the exons ATGCGGCCACTAACAGACGAAGAGACGAAAACTATGTTCGAGAAGCTTTCGAAATA CATCGGTGAAAACATCAAACTTCTCGTGGACCGACCCGACGGTGCCTACTGTTTCAGGCTACAGAATGACCGTGTGTACTACATGAG CGAGAAAATTCTGAAGTTGGCCACAAACATTTCCCGGGACAAGCTCGTGTCAGTGGGAACATGTTTTGGAAAGTTCACAAAGACCAATAAGTTCCGCCTGCACATCACAGCTCTGGATTTCCTGGCGCCCTATGCGAAG TTCAAGGTGTGGGTGAAACCTGGAGCAGAGCAGTCTTTCCTCTATGGGAACCATGTACTAAAATCTGGGCTTGGGAGAATCACTGAGAACACTATGCAGTATCAGGGAGTGGTGGTCTACTCCATGGCTGATGTACCCCTG GGTTTTGGTGTGGCTGCAAAGTCCACCCAGGAGTGTCGGCGAGTGGACCCCATGTCCATCGTAGTGTTCCACCAGGCCGATGTGGGAGAGTTCATTAGGAATGAAGACACATTAACATAA